From a single Nicotiana tomentosiformis chromosome 2, ASM39032v3, whole genome shotgun sequence genomic region:
- the LOC104092923 gene encoding uncharacterized protein, with amino-acid sequence MEGKQIAVVPETPINESLQETVQSKTPISKEATVAVEPETPPLLIRPTIVLQNSPIKSGNTPDRLKLPKPFKYPERYTSPTDQMMSPVSKRLLIGRNRKASTLLPLPPSKNRPHHQPMVQGLQLQESGLCQRLNC; translated from the exons ATGGAGGGAAAGCAGATTGCAGTTGTACCAGAAACTCCCATTAATGAATCCCTACAGGAAACAGTTCAATCAAAAACTCCCATTAGTAAAGAAGCTACTGTTGCTGTAGAACCAGAAACACCGCCGCTACTAATTCGACCAACAATTGTTCTTCAAAATTCTCCAATCAAAAGTGGGAATACCCCTGATCGCCTTAAGCTCCCTAAGCCATTCAAATACCCTGAAAG GTACACAAGTCCAACTGATCAAATGATGTCCCCTGTTTCGAAGAGGCTTCTAATTGGTAGAAATAGAAAGGCCAGCACACTATTGCCATTGCCACCCTCCAAAAATCGACCACATCATCAACCTATG GTTCAAGGTTTACAGCTTCAGGAGTCTGGTCTTTGTCAACGTTTGAATTGCTGA
- the LOC104092898 gene encoding uncharacterized protein isoform X2: MAGDGLTAAADFPSGAAVEPQYAAAKTSVWWDIENCQVPRGCDPYTIAQNISAALMKMNYHGPVTISAYGDTNRIPWPVQNALSSTGIALNHVLAGVKDASDKKILVDMLFWAVDNPAPANYLLISGDRDFSNAIHQLCMRRYNILLAQPLQASAVLAAAAKNVWQWTSLAAGGSPRELSYCIKTLRQESTLTPITKPIFVNQPAYSEANANTNASGPQRLSNPGRTADTKTKAIYVPKNSNKLNMTGMSSMPARIEETSSSHCPQEPDVAPKQFAPHQFFAKPDSSENHSSKFIENKHAQRTQSQPLLVPDKVVNSNSCQNNLQPAPPRPESSAVFSTPFVCHPDAVRVGGDIDGSLNKSPARPEFSFPSSSLGISKSVPGNSDLGLQLPEHIQGLIGVILLALNTLKLEKIVPTEENITYCVRYGNSKDRHTDVTAALNSALEQQMILKIKVGNLELYVGRTERIWNCVNPLGGNLNQYRDATWNAIENSLCSAAGRSAIAASECRYEAALILKNSCLKESDLTLGEVIQILDMIITLKRWIKTSHSGWQPVVITLPETYNNSGTRIDT, encoded by the exons ATGGCCGGAGACGGATTGACGGCGGCGGCGGATTTTCCCAGCGGAGCAGCGGTGGAACCGCAATACGCGGCGGCAAAGACGTCGGTGTGGTGGGATATAGAGAACTGTCAGGTGCCAAGGGGATGCGACCCTTACACAATCGCTCAGAATATAAGCGCGGCATTGATGAAGATGAACTATCACGGACCTGTCACCATCTCTGCCTATGGCGACACCAATCGCATCCCCTGGCCCGTTCAAAATGCTCTCTCTAGTACTGGAATCGCTCTCAATCACGTCCTGGCCG GGGTTAAGGATGCAAGTGACAAGAAAATTTTGGTGGACATGCTATTTTGGGCAGTGGACAATCCTGCACCTGCGAATTATCTGCTCATTTCGGGAGATAGGGATTTCTCCAATGCCATTCATCAGTTATGCATGAGGAGATATAATATTCTTCTAGCACAACCTTTACAAGCTTCTGCTGTTCTTGCTGCTGCTGCCAAGAATGTGTGGCAGTGGACAAGCCTTGCTGCTGGAGGATCTCCACGAGAACTTTCTTATTGCATTAAGACATTACGCCAAGAATCAACATTGACTCCAATTACTAAACCTATATTTGTGAACCAACCTGCTTATTCCGAAGCCAATGCCAATACTAATGCTTCTGGACCCCAAAGGTTATCTAATCCTGGACGCACTGCTGATACTAAAACTAAAGCTATTTACGTACCTAAGAACTCGAATAAACTGAATATGACCGGCATGTCAAGTATGCCAGCTAGAATTGAAGAAACTAGTAGCAGCCATTGCCCACAAGAACCAGATGTTGCACCAAAGCAGTTTGCACCACATCAGTTTTTCGCAAAGCCTGATAGTTCAGAGAACCATAGCAGTAAATTCATAGAAAATAAGCATGCTCAGCGTACTCAATCTCAACCTCTTTTAGTTCCAGATAAAGTTGTGAATTCGAACTCTTGCCAGAACAATTTGCAGCCTGCACCTCCACGACCTGAAAGTTCTGCAGTTTTTTCTACACCATTTGTATGCCATCCTGATGCTGTTAGGG TTGGGGGTGATATCGACGGTTCTCTTAACAAGAGTCCTGCACGTCCTGAGTTTTCCTTCCCTTCATCCTCATTGGGGATTTCTAAATCTGTTCCTGGTAATTCAGATTTGGGTCTCCAGCTTCCTGAACACATTCAAGGTCTTATAGGGGTCATCTTGCTTGCCTTGAATACTTTGAAGCTTGAGAAGATTGTGCCAACAGAAGAAAACATTACTTATTGTGTACGTTATGGTAACTCAAAAGATCGTCATACTGATGTTACAGCAGCCTTAAATTCTGCACTAGAGCAACAGATGATATTAAAGATAAAAGTAGGAAATTTGGAGCTATATGTTGGTAGGACTGAGAGGATCTGGAATTGCGTTAATCCACTTGGTGGAAATCTTAACCAGTATCGAGATGCAACTTGGAATGCGATTGAGAATTCTCTCTGTTCAGCTGCTGGACGTTCAGCAATAGCAGCATCTGAATGCAG GTATGAAGCAGCTCTGATTCTTAAAAACTCGTGCTTAAAAGAATCAGACCTTACATTGGGTGAAGTAATTCAAATCCTGGATATGATTATCACGCTGAAGCGTTGGATTAAAACTTCGCACTCTGGTTGGCAACCAGTTGTTATCACTCTTCCAGAAACTTATAATAATAGTGGTACCAGAATAGATACCTAG
- the LOC104092909 gene encoding uncharacterized protein, with product MENWSSGNMPIMQHPETKHEDRKPLMEVKTTGLYPSSSSPSSPSSSEDSILELSTSRKDPLGDLYTKSEKDSSLSPSPASSSSPDVPSQTPQWSMISASPRGEMEAPPFPDEWNGANPSPMKSPPIHTMGHPPGYDPNRIPSSVFSSKPTNPMEWSTASNESLFSIHMGNNSFSRDQFNMMYRSGELTKPEEWSNSPANPYNAQPEVKSNEKKSLPPNLPLPLVEVATDKEVKSASVVEGPAMQEKIVESPKIVPVENHENNIKDKTSNVDDVQHSASAPNKSDDKAVPPTEASHASSPRLSNESGNSSSSFAFPVLLNDAGKTGSLKAASAKMERHQPQPQPDSQPAVQPQSPPRSRPQPQQQSKQPESQPKLAATTWFSCFSCWPRCC from the exons atggAGAATTGGAGTAGTGGTAATATGCCTATAATGCAACATCCTGAGACTAAGCATGAGGATAGAAAACCACTTATGGAAGTGAAAACAACTGGTTTATATCCTTCCTCATCTTCTCCGTCATCGCCTTCTTCATCTGAGGATTCAATATTGGAACTAAGTACTAGTCGAAAGGACCCTCTCGGAGATTTATATACAAAGTCTGAAAAAGATTCTTCTTTATCACCTAGTCCAGCATCTTCATCTTCTCCTGATGTTCCTAGTCAGACACCACAGTGGAGCATGATAAGTGCATCTCCGCGTGGTGAAATGGAGGCTCCGCCATTTCCTGATGAATGGAATGGAGCTAACCCTTCGCCGATGAAGTCTCCTCCAATACATACTATGGGTCATCCTCCAGGTTATGACCCCAATCGTATTCCATCGTCTGTCTTCTCAAGCAAGCCTACTAATCCTATGGAATGGAGTACTGCTTCAAATGAGTCATTGTTTAGTATTCATATGGGAAATAACAGCTTCTCTAGAGATCAGTTCAACATGATGTATAGATCTGGAGAACTAACTAAGCCAGAAGAATGGAGTAATTCTCCGGCCAATCCATATAATGCACAACCTGAAGTTAAATCCAATGAAAAGAAGAGCCTACCTCCAAATCTTCCCCTGCCTCTTGTAGAAGTGGCGACAGATAAAGAGGTAAAGAGTGCAAGTGTGGTGGAGGGTCCCGCTATGCAAGAAAAGATTGTCGAATCCCCCAAAATAGTCCCTGTCGAAAATCATGAAAATAACATCAAAGACAAGACATCTAATGTCGACGATGTTCAGCATTCTGCCTCAGCGCCCAACAAGTCAGATGATAAAGCTGTTCCCCCGACTGAGGCAAGTCATGCTTCCTCACCCCGCCTCTCCAATGAGAGTGGAAACAGCAGCAGTTCCTTTGCTTTTCCAGT ACTACTTAATGACGCCGGGAAAACTGGCTCACTCAAAGCAGCTTCTGCTAAAATGGAGAGGCATCAACCTCAACCTCAACCAGATTCACAACCAGCAGTGCAGCCACAATCACCACCACGATCACGGCCACAACCACAACAACAGTCAAAACAACCAGAGTCACAGCCTAAATTGGCAGCGACCACTTGGTTTTCTTGTTTCTCTTGCTGGCCGCGATGTTGTTGA
- the LOC104092898 gene encoding uncharacterized protein isoform X1 produces the protein MAGDGLTAAADFPSGAAVEPQYAAAKTSVWWDIENCQVPRGCDPYTIAQNISAALMKMNYHGPVTISAYGDTNRIPWPVQNALSSTGIALNHVLAGVKDASDKKILVDMLFWAVDNPAPANYLLISGDRDFSNAIHQLCMRRYNILLAQPLQASAVLAAAAKNVWQWTSLAAGGSPRELSYCIKTLRQESTLTPITKPIFVNQPAYSEANANTNASGPQRLSNPGRTADTKTKAIYVPKNSNKLNMTGMSSMPARIEETSSSHCPQEPDVAPKQFAPHQFFAKPDSSENHSSKFIENKHAQRTQSQPLLVPDKVVNSNSCQNNLQPAPPRPESSAVFSTPFVCHPDAVRGQIVFLRRLNLLAVGGDIDGSLNKSPARPEFSFPSSSLGISKSVPGNSDLGLQLPEHIQGLIGVILLALNTLKLEKIVPTEENITYCVRYGNSKDRHTDVTAALNSALEQQMILKIKVGNLELYVGRTERIWNCVNPLGGNLNQYRDATWNAIENSLCSAAGRSAIAASECRYEAALILKNSCLKESDLTLGEVIQILDMIITLKRWIKTSHSGWQPVVITLPETYNNSGTRIDT, from the exons ATGGCCGGAGACGGATTGACGGCGGCGGCGGATTTTCCCAGCGGAGCAGCGGTGGAACCGCAATACGCGGCGGCAAAGACGTCGGTGTGGTGGGATATAGAGAACTGTCAGGTGCCAAGGGGATGCGACCCTTACACAATCGCTCAGAATATAAGCGCGGCATTGATGAAGATGAACTATCACGGACCTGTCACCATCTCTGCCTATGGCGACACCAATCGCATCCCCTGGCCCGTTCAAAATGCTCTCTCTAGTACTGGAATCGCTCTCAATCACGTCCTGGCCG GGGTTAAGGATGCAAGTGACAAGAAAATTTTGGTGGACATGCTATTTTGGGCAGTGGACAATCCTGCACCTGCGAATTATCTGCTCATTTCGGGAGATAGGGATTTCTCCAATGCCATTCATCAGTTATGCATGAGGAGATATAATATTCTTCTAGCACAACCTTTACAAGCTTCTGCTGTTCTTGCTGCTGCTGCCAAGAATGTGTGGCAGTGGACAAGCCTTGCTGCTGGAGGATCTCCACGAGAACTTTCTTATTGCATTAAGACATTACGCCAAGAATCAACATTGACTCCAATTACTAAACCTATATTTGTGAACCAACCTGCTTATTCCGAAGCCAATGCCAATACTAATGCTTCTGGACCCCAAAGGTTATCTAATCCTGGACGCACTGCTGATACTAAAACTAAAGCTATTTACGTACCTAAGAACTCGAATAAACTGAATATGACCGGCATGTCAAGTATGCCAGCTAGAATTGAAGAAACTAGTAGCAGCCATTGCCCACAAGAACCAGATGTTGCACCAAAGCAGTTTGCACCACATCAGTTTTTCGCAAAGCCTGATAGTTCAGAGAACCATAGCAGTAAATTCATAGAAAATAAGCATGCTCAGCGTACTCAATCTCAACCTCTTTTAGTTCCAGATAAAGTTGTGAATTCGAACTCTTGCCAGAACAATTTGCAGCCTGCACCTCCACGACCTGAAAGTTCTGCAGTTTTTTCTACACCATTTGTATGCCATCCTGATGCTGTTAGGG GCCAGATAGTTTTCTTGAGGCGGCTTAATTTGCTTGCAGTTGGGGGTGATATCGACGGTTCTCTTAACAAGAGTCCTGCACGTCCTGAGTTTTCCTTCCCTTCATCCTCATTGGGGATTTCTAAATCTGTTCCTGGTAATTCAGATTTGGGTCTCCAGCTTCCTGAACACATTCAAGGTCTTATAGGGGTCATCTTGCTTGCCTTGAATACTTTGAAGCTTGAGAAGATTGTGCCAACAGAAGAAAACATTACTTATTGTGTACGTTATGGTAACTCAAAAGATCGTCATACTGATGTTACAGCAGCCTTAAATTCTGCACTAGAGCAACAGATGATATTAAAGATAAAAGTAGGAAATTTGGAGCTATATGTTGGTAGGACTGAGAGGATCTGGAATTGCGTTAATCCACTTGGTGGAAATCTTAACCAGTATCGAGATGCAACTTGGAATGCGATTGAGAATTCTCTCTGTTCAGCTGCTGGACGTTCAGCAATAGCAGCATCTGAATGCAG GTATGAAGCAGCTCTGATTCTTAAAAACTCGTGCTTAAAAGAATCAGACCTTACATTGGGTGAAGTAATTCAAATCCTGGATATGATTATCACGCTGAAGCGTTGGATTAAAACTTCGCACTCTGGTTGGCAACCAGTTGTTATCACTCTTCCAGAAACTTATAATAATAGTGGTACCAGAATAGATACCTAG